The following proteins are encoded in a genomic region of Hymenobacter siberiensis:
- the aroB gene encoding 3-dehydroquinate synthase — protein MDNSVIIGPGALPALAELLYRPAVSQVFVLADSNTARLCLPLLEPHLPVDYKLVEIPAGEEYKTLASCDTVWSMLTEQRADRFAVLVNLGGGVVTDLGGFAAALYKRGIRFVQVPTTLLAQVDASVGGKTGVDFQGYKNQLGVFQAPAGVFVEPKFLQTLDPRQLKSGYAEVLKHWLIADAEAFDTNRRLGWLTDDWTAIIRESVALKQRIVAQDPLEAGPRKLLNFGHTVGHALESYLLTQPGREALHGEAVAAGIVCESWLSMQHGLLSADALDKIETFVFSVFDKIDFVSLETEAIADFARQDKKNTGATINCTLLEGIGHGVYDQPVTVAEIAESLRYYNRL, from the coding sequence ATGGATAATTCCGTCATCATTGGCCCCGGGGCCCTGCCCGCACTGGCCGAACTACTGTATCGCCCGGCCGTGAGCCAGGTATTTGTGCTGGCCGACAGCAACACCGCCCGCCTGTGCCTGCCGCTACTGGAACCGCATCTGCCGGTCGATTATAAGCTCGTCGAAATTCCGGCCGGCGAAGAGTATAAAACCCTGGCCAGCTGCGATACCGTGTGGAGCATGCTCACGGAGCAGCGCGCCGACCGCTTCGCCGTACTGGTGAACCTGGGCGGTGGCGTGGTCACCGATTTGGGCGGCTTCGCGGCGGCGCTGTATAAGCGCGGCATTCGGTTTGTGCAGGTGCCCACCACGCTGCTGGCGCAGGTCGATGCCAGCGTGGGCGGCAAAACCGGCGTCGATTTCCAGGGCTACAAGAACCAGTTGGGCGTGTTTCAGGCCCCGGCCGGCGTTTTCGTCGAGCCAAAGTTTCTGCAAACCCTCGACCCGCGCCAGCTTAAATCCGGCTATGCCGAAGTGCTCAAGCACTGGCTCATTGCCGATGCCGAAGCCTTCGACACCAACCGCCGCCTGGGCTGGCTGACCGATGACTGGACCGCCATCATCCGCGAGTCGGTGGCGCTCAAGCAGCGCATCGTGGCTCAGGACCCGCTCGAAGCCGGCCCGCGCAAGCTGCTCAACTTCGGCCACACCGTGGGCCACGCCCTCGAAAGCTACCTGCTCACGCAGCCCGGCCGCGAGGCCCTGCACGGCGAGGCGGTAGCCGCCGGCATTGTCTGCGAAAGCTGGCTATCGATGCAGCACGGCCTGCTGAGTGCGGATGCGCTGGACAAAATAGAAACCTTCGTGTTCTCAGTATTCGATAAAATTGATTTCGTGAGCCTCGAAACCGAAGCCATTGCCGACTTTGCCCGGCAGGATAAGAAAAACACCGGGGCCACCATCAACTGCACGCTGCTCGAAGGCATCGGCCATGGCGTGTACGACCAGCCCGTGACGGTGGCCGAAATCGCCGAGTCGCTGCGCTACTACAACCGACTATGA